The DNA segment CAGTTACCAGGGAACGCATGTTGACGGCGGCCAGGGCAAAGCACAGATCAGTGCAGGCAATGATCTGACTATTGAGCAGGCTACAAACTCATCATCAGATACCGGCCGTGACTTTGATCTGGCGATCACTGCCAAAGTCGGTGTTACTCCAAATGCGAAAGATCTGGGTGGCAGCATCAAAGGCGGTTATGCCAATAATGTTGACAGCACTACCGAGGGCGTTGTTAGTGAGCTTAATGGTCAGGGCGGTGTTGAATTAAAGGCCGGTCGTGATCTCACTCTGCAGGGCAGTCAGATTGGCAGTACAGATCAGCAAGCCGGTTCGGTCACTATTGCGGCTAACGGACAGGTGAATATCAGTGCGGCAACGGCAACTGAAAGCCATGAGAAGGGACGCTATGCCGGTAACCTTAATATCGGTGGTGGCCAGAATCAGGGGGATGAATCATCGGTGAATAAAGGCAATTTAGGCATGGGTGTGGTTTTAGACCACTCGGCGAATACGCAAATGAAAGAAACAGGCGCAGTGATCGCGAGTCAGGGTGATGTATCAGTGACTGCAGGGGCTGGGAATGATCAGGCATTATCACTGAAAGGCACCCAGATGGACGGGCTGCATGTTGATATTAATGCCGAAAACGGCGGTGTCGTTATCGTCAGTGCGGATGATGAAAACCACGGCAGCGGGTGGAACTTTGGGTTAAACCTCGGCGGTGACATGGCATCAACAACGGCCAAAACGGAAGCTACTGATTCAGGTTCGAAACTGGGCGGTGCAATAGGTCTTAAAGGGGGCTATGAAAAACAGGACAGTCACCATTATGATAATAGCCGCATCAGCGGGACTGATGTGAACCTCGACAGTGCGAAAGATTTTACACTTACCGGTGCGAATGTAAGCGGCCAGCAGGTGACCGCTAATGTTGCTGGTGGATTGCAGGTTGATAGCCAGCTAACACATGACAGCAGTTACAAAGTCGGTCTGCAAACCGGTATTGAGAAAAAGGCCGATGCAGCACCGAATAAAAACAGTGTAATTCAGAACATTGCGAATGATATCCAACTCAAGGGGGAGTATGAATATGCTGACAGTGATACGGTGACAGAAGCAAGTTCAATATCCAGTGAGCAGGGGGTTACCCTGAATGTTGCTGGAGATACCCAGTTGACCAGCAGCGATATCAGTTCTGAAATGGGCAACGTGGCGTTAAATACCCGTCATCAAACCACCCAGTCGCTGAAAGAAAATCAGAAAAGTGGCAAATTTGGCGGCGATATTGGCAGAATGATACGCGGATTTTTTAGCCGCAATCAAGACAAAAGTTAGAGTTTAGGAAGCAGAGCGCTGCTGCATAGACCATCGTCGGAACGTTTTTCCGGCGATGGCTTTTTTTTAACTTGAATTGGATATATACCCGTGAACAATAACAGCTTGTCGTAGCGTGCTTAAAGGTAAAATACTTACAGGAGTAGTATTATGGTTACTGTCGAAGAACATTACGAGAGCTTATTATCTGATGTATATACATGGCTAATGGGTGGATTTGATGAAGCTAAAAGCAATAATGTTGAGTTCTTTAAAAGCAGGAATATTACTCCCTCATCCTCTGGTATTGCTGTTGATTTAGGGGCTGGTTCTGGTTTTCAATTGATCCCTTTGGCTGAGCTCGTTGTCTAAGGTGATTTGAGTGTTGCTAGCGGAGGTGAATCACTCGGTGTCATCATTTGCGCGTCATCAATCGAATTACAAGCTGCCAGCATATTCGTAAGACGACGTAACAAGTCAATCGCTAGGGTACGTTGCTCAATCAAGCTTTCTCTTCTATCCATTTGTTATTTTTTACATTTCTTTTCATTGTATAACCTAGAAGATCGAGTTGATTTTATCTATTATTCGAGCTGGTCATCGCACTTTAAGTTGTTACATTAACTATATAAATAAAGTGACCGTAACTTTAAATATTCTAATGCTGTCGAAAATAGTAAGTATATTAATTATATGAGTGATGTTAAAGTATATAAAATACTCATTTATAGGTACTTGGTTGTTATTTCTATTTTTATAAATTACTTTGTCTCATTTATAGGGTGGATTGTCATTGTGTCAATCTGAGGAACTGTTAAACATGGATAATCATACTTGGTTAGAAGAAACCAAACTTGTTGGTACTATCGTGACGTTAATGCCATTGCAGCGAAAGCATGCGGATGCATTGATCGAAGCGGCATCTGATGGCAACTTGTGGGAGTTATGGTTTACCAGTATACCAACGGCTGAAACAATCGATATGTATATTGAAAAAGCATTAAACGATCATTCATTGGGTCTCGCATTACCTTTTGTGGTTGTTGATAATGCAACGGGCGATATTATCGGTTCGACACGTTTATGCGAAATAAGCCCTGAAAATGACCGTGTTGAAATCGGTTATACTTGGTATGCAAAACGTCATCAACAAACAGGTGTAAATACAGAATGTAAGTATTTGTTATTACAGCATGCTTTTGAACAGTTAAATGTGATTGCGACTGAGTTCAGAACGCATTGGCACAACCATGTTTCCCGTGCTGCAATCGCGCGTTTAGGCGCGAAACAAGATGGGGTACTACGTAATCATAAAAAAGACAAAGATGGCCACTACCGCGATACGGTGGTGTTTTCAATTATTGATCACGAATGGCCGATGGTGAAACACAGTTTAAATTATAAGATGAATCGGTAAGTGCATAATTAACCAAAGAGCTGGTTTAGAAAACATTGAGAAGGCGGTGAGCCAAGGTATGCTTAAATAGATATTTGTTTAGTAATACAATAAAGTCGTTAAAAATGGTGAAGAAGTCGGCGCTTCCTTGTTGCAGTGCTTGGTCTGATTTAGCCTTTATGCTATTTTCTATACACAACTTATTATAGGGAATACCTAAAATGCCAAAGGCAAGTGACGTTAAAAAGAATACCGCTGTTGAATATAATAACGGCGTATACATCATCCGTGATATCGAGCGCTCAGTACCACAAGGCCGTGCCGGTGGCAGCATCTACCGCATGCGCTTGTACGATGTCGTTACAGGGTCAAAAATTGATGTAGTATTTAAAGACAGCGACAACCTTAACCTTGCTGATCTTACACGTAGCCAAGTTATATTCTCTTACTCTGACGGTGACGAATATGTATTCATGGATACAGAAGACTACACACCTTACAGCCTAGATAAAGCAACAATTGCTGATGAGTTACTATTCATCACAGAAGACACGCAAGGCCTTCAAGTACTTATTGTTGACGGCAAGCCGGTCTCTATCGAGCTACCTTCTGCGGTTGAAATGGTGATTGTAGAAACTGACCCGTCAATTAAAGGTGCGTCGGCAAGTGCGCGTACTAAACCAGCGATCCTTTCTACTGGCCTTACGGTACAAGTACCTGAATACATCGCTAGCGGCGAAAAAATCAAGATCAATACGACTGACCACAAGTTCATGAGTCGTGCAGATAAATAATAGCTTAGTCTATTAGCGAAAAACCCGTTATCTAAAGCAGATAACGGGTTTTTTTATGTCAGTCACAATTGTGCTGCACTTATTACTTGAATCCAGCAAGACTTCTTGAATGTACTTCTGGAAGTGTCTTTTGGTGATTTACAATTTCTATTATGGTGAGTCACTGACGATAAGTTAGCTGTAGCATGGTTCGTTACAGTGTAAATCATTTCAAAATAGATCAGAAATATGGCTATAGCTGTCACGCTGCACCATTCTTATATATTTTTTAGAGTAATTGCACCAATTATTAGTTTTGATTATTGAAAGTCGTTGATTATAGGAGTAAATTACCTACCAATTAATGGTTATTGTCGATACTTAAGATTAGTAAGTTTGGCACCATCTAAAAATAAAATGTGCCGTTGCTCAACTGTGATCCCCTGCAAGGTTAACCAATCTGAAATGATGCGTGTAGGTATCTACCTCAACTTAATTTGTATCTTTGTATTGTCGATAGTGGCGTGGTTGTTCTGGTCATAGGTCGACAAGCTCTGAACGAATACAATTCTCATCAATAAATGAGAAGGTCGCTTGATGTGGCCTTTTTTGTCTAATAAATCATTCTTTTATGATTAGTTTTTATTCTCCATTTGTGTTGGTAATGTGATAACAGACGTTAGATTACGCTTTAAATTTATGTATTATCGTAACATAATGTTTAAATTACTTATTAATACTATATTGTATATAGTCATTGCGATGTAATCGGTATATCATCTTTAGCCCAAATTATGCGAAGAACGGGTGTGTTTTGAAAAATAGAGTTGTTATTTACTTAGTTGTTATTATCAGTGTCATTATTATTTATCAGATCAACCGTTCTGAGAGCAAACAGTTAGATAAATTTCAACAATCATTTCAGGTGGTAGAGGGGCGTTTAGGTGAGCTTTTCTATCAACTTCAAGCTATCCAATATGGCATGTCACAACTGAACAGCTTAAGTAGTCCATTAGCGAATGAGGCAAGCTTAAATTTCAAACGTACCGAAGATAATACCTGTCAAATATCAAAAAATCGGAGTCGGGAACAAATGTACGACTTTGAAACCAATTTTTTAGTGGTGAGTGATGGTTCCGGTTGTGAGCCAAATTCGATATTACACGATAAGATCATTGAGACCATAAAGATCGCACCAATGATGACATTTTTGGCCGGGCGTGCAGAAGATGTGATTAGTCTTTATTTTATCTCTATGGATAAATTTGTGATCACCTCACCAAAGTATAATGCGTTGGTAATCAAGCCCAGTGAATTTGAAAGTAAACTATTTACACGACCTTATATGCAAAAAATATTCAGTGTGGGTATTGAAAATCTGGGCAATCATATTTTCATTTCGGGTCCGTATGCAGATTTTAGTTTAAATAAAGACGTGATTACTTTTTCCATTGCTATTTTTATGAATAAAGAGTTTTATGGTGTGCTTAATATGGATATTTTATGGGAAGATTTGGTTGCCGGAATAGACTCAGACTTTCACATTATTAATGATCCGAAACCGATACCTGGTGATTCACTACTCAGTGAACCGCTCAGTTTTGATGGTTTGGCCAGCGATTTACGTTTAGTTATGCCTAACTCGATGAGTGATCAACTTACCTATTTAATTAAAAACAGTATTGTTGATATCGCTTTCTATTTTATTGCTATTGTACTGGCTGGGTGGGTGCTATATACCTTGAACTTACGTATGGTATCGCAGAAATTAACCACTGAATCACATCATGACCCTTTGACTGGTCTGCTAAATCGCCGTGGTTTTATGGCTGAACTGAAAAATATTGAACGTCATCAGTTTTATTCTTTCATGATCATAGATCTAGATAACTTTAAGCACGTTAACGATACGTATGGTCACCCGGTGGGTGATGACGTATTGCTCCGAGTTGCAACCGTTATTCAGCAACAAATCCGTGAAAAGGACATATTATTACGTCTCGGTGGTGAAGAATTTGGTTTGCTGATCGCTTATAACAAAGATAATAAACAAATTAATATATTTGAACGTATCTGTGAAGCGGTAGCGCACTTACCACATTACAGTGAAGATATTGAGTTTCACGTGACCATGTCTGGTGGGGCCGTGACAACGTCATCAATTGATCAGATTAAATCAATCAAAAGTATCATGAAGCAAGCTGATGCACTCTTGTATGAAGCTAAGGTAGCGGGTAAAAATCGGGTGTTGTATGGCGACTTTAATGGCAGTAACTCACAGAAACCCTAATTCAATAGCGTTAAAAAAACGTCTGTAATACCCCCATAAAAGTTGGTTCGGTTCAATAGAATGCCTTCCATCTCGAACAATAAATATCACTAAAGTAATAGATATGTTAAGAAAATGTATTATGTCTAACTAGTGAGAGTCTATAACCTGGTCAAACCAGCTCGATACTGAGTATTTTGTAAGTAATTTGATTCAGGATGTCTCGTTTTAGCGTATTTTTGTGCTCGAACGCTCATTTTCATTCTTTATTTGTTTTAATTATGTATTTAAAGTGTAAATTCAAATCCACACGAACATTGTGTACACCCTACATAAAATAAAATAAAATAAAACAAAGGAATGAATCATGGCTAACAATAAACAACGTACTCTGATGGGCGAATGCCTAGCTGAGTTTATTGGTACTGGACTGTTAATCTTTTTTGGTGTCGGCTGTGTAGCTGCATTAGTATTAACAGGCGCTAGTTTTGGTCAATGGGAAATCAGTATTATCTGGGGTATGGGTGTAGCCATTGCTATTTACTGTACCGCTGGTGTTTCTGGTGCTCACATTAACCCAGCCGTGACGATTGCTTTAGCAGCTTTCCACGGATTTGATAAAAGCAAAGTATTACCTTATATTTTCGCGCAACTATCCGGTGCTTTCTGCTCAGCAGCTTTAGTATACGGCTTATATAGCAATTTATTTACTGACTACGAAATCGCAAACGGTTTCCTACGTAGCAGTGAAGCGGCATTATCGACAGCGGGTATCTTCTCAACTTACCCACACCCATCACTCTCATTCATTGGTGCATTTGCGGTTGAATTTGTAATTACTGCCGTATTAATGTTCGTTATCTTAGCGTTAGGTGACGAAAAAAATGGCGATCGACGCGGTGCAATGAACCCGATTCTTATCGGTGTAGTAATTGCAGTTATCGGTGGGTCTTTAGGTCCACTAACTGGTTTCGCAATGAACCCTGCACGTGACTTTGGTCCTAAACTATTCGCTTACTTCGCAGGTTGGGACTATGCATTAACAGGTGCTAAAGATATTCCTTACTTCATCGTGCCAATCTTAGGCCCAATTGTAGGTGCATGTTTCGGTGGCTGGTTATATCCAAAAGTGATTGGTCAATATCTACCATCAGCAGGTCACGGTTGTACTATCCCAAACCAGTGTGATGACGAATCCGCTGAAGGTGAAGCTGCTAAAGTATAATCTGACAACGATGAATCATTGTTTAATAAATGTTGAATAATACCTAACCAACTTTGAATACGATATTATTTACAACGAATAAATAAAATAAACATGTAAATCAATACGTAACATCATAAAAATGCTTGGGTATATAATTAAATAAGACCTATTACTTTAAACATTAAGTATAAAGTACTCTACCAAACGAAATTAAAAGGACTTCATAATGACTGATAAAAAATACATTATTGCTTTAGACCAAGGTACAACTAGTTCTCGTGCCGTTATTCTTGACCACGATGCAAATATTGTCAGCGTTTCTCAACGTGAATTTACGCAAATCTATCCGCAAGCCGGTTGGGTTGAACATGATCCACTTGAAATTTATGCAACTCAGAGTTCAGTGTTAGTTGAAGTGTTAGCGAAAACAGGTATCACCAGCGATGAAATCGCCGCTATCGGTATTACCAACCAACGTGAAACGACTATTGTTTGGAATAAAGAAACAGGCAAGCCAGTTTATAACGCAATCGTATGGCAGTGTCGTCGTACCGCAGAAATGTGCGATAAATTAAAAGCACAAGACGCTGGTTTTGAAGAGTATGTTCGTGAAAATACTGGTCTGGTTGTTGACCCGTACTTCTCTGGTACAAAAATAAAATGGATCCTTGATAATGTAGAGGGGGCCCGTGACGACGCTGAAGCTGGTAAATTGCTGTTCGGTACCGTTGATACTTGGCTAGTTTGGAAAATGACACAAGGCAAAGTTCACGTCACAGACCACACTAACGCATCTCGTACTATGTTGTTTAACATCAATACACTACAGTGGGATGAGAAACTACTTAAGATCCTAGATATACCGCTATCTATGATGGCTGAAGTAAAATCTTCTTCAGAAGTGTACGGCCAAATGAATATTGGTGGTAAAGGCGGTACGCGTATCCCTATCGCTGGTATTGCCGGTGATCAGCAAGCTGCACTTTATGGTCAAATGTGTGTAGAGCAAGGTCAAGCGAAAAACACTTATGGTACGGGTTGTTTCTTATTAATGAACACGGGTAAAGAAAAAGTAACATCGAAAAATGGCCTACTAACTACCTTAGCATGTGGTCCTCGTGGTGAAGTTGCTTATGCACTTGAAGGCGCTGTATTTATGGCTGGTGCTTCTATCCAATGGTTACGTGACGAAATGAAGTTACTTTCAGATGCAAAAGATTCAGAATATTTTGCCACCAAAGTAGACTCATCAAACGGTGTTTATGTTGTTCCTGCATTTACTGGTTTAGGCGCTCCGTACTGGGATGCTTATGCACGTGGTACGATTGTTGGTCTAACACGTGGTGTGGGTGCAAACCATATTATCCGTGCAACACTTGAAAGTATTGCCTATCAAACACGCGACGTACTGGATGCGATGCAAGCGGATTCAGGCATTAAATTGGCTGAACTTCGTGTAGATGGCGGTGCAGTAGCAAATAACTTCCTAATGCAATTCCAAGCGGATGTACTAAATACAACAGTATTACGTCCGGCTGTAACAGAAGTAACTGCACTAGGTGCTGCATACCTTGCTGGTCTGGCTGTTGGTTTCTGGGATGGTCTAGATGAACTTTCTGATAAAGCAGTTATCGAAAAATCATTTGTACCACACGATGATGAAGTGAAGCGTCAACGTCGTTACCGTGGTTGGAAACGAGCGGTTAAAGCGGCGCAGTCATGGGCTGAAGGTCATGACGAAGAAGATGATTTACTGTAATCGTGTTTGAGTTTGATTGCCAATAGGCCATCATCCGAGTCTAGATAGAAAGAGTGCCGGTTATATAAATAGAAAGTGTTTATAGAGTGGCGCTCTTTTTTTTGGATTTTTTATGTGTTTTCGCATTATTTGGTCTATTTTTGTCATCATGTGGACATGGTTTTAATATTTAATAGCCATTCGAGCATTCATGATCGGTAAGTTAACGTATAATGTTCGAAATGTAAAAATAAATGCTCGACC comes from the Moritella yayanosii genome and includes:
- a CDS encoding sensor domain-containing diguanylate cyclase is translated as MKNRVVIYLVVIISVIIIYQINRSESKQLDKFQQSFQVVEGRLGELFYQLQAIQYGMSQLNSLSSPLANEASLNFKRTEDNTCQISKNRSREQMYDFETNFLVVSDGSGCEPNSILHDKIIETIKIAPMMTFLAGRAEDVISLYFISMDKFVITSPKYNALVIKPSEFESKLFTRPYMQKIFSVGIENLGNHIFISGPYADFSLNKDVITFSIAIFMNKEFYGVLNMDILWEDLVAGIDSDFHIINDPKPIPGDSLLSEPLSFDGLASDLRLVMPNSMSDQLTYLIKNSIVDIAFYFIAIVLAGWVLYTLNLRMVSQKLTTESHHDPLTGLLNRRGFMAELKNIERHQFYSFMIIDLDNFKHVNDTYGHPVGDDVLLRVATVIQQQIREKDILLRLGGEEFGLLIAYNKDNKQINIFERICEAVAHLPHYSEDIEFHVTMSGGAVTTSSIDQIKSIKSIMKQADALLYEAKVAGKNRVLYGDFNGSNSQKP
- the efpL gene encoding elongation factor P-like protein EfpL, with the protein product MPKASDVKKNTAVEYNNGVYIIRDIERSVPQGRAGGSIYRMRLYDVVTGSKIDVVFKDSDNLNLADLTRSQVIFSYSDGDEYVFMDTEDYTPYSLDKATIADELLFITEDTQGLQVLIVDGKPVSIELPSAVEMVIVETDPSIKGASASARTKPAILSTGLTVQVPEYIASGEKIKINTTDHKFMSRADK
- a CDS encoding MIP/aquaporin family protein; the protein is MANNKQRTLMGECLAEFIGTGLLIFFGVGCVAALVLTGASFGQWEISIIWGMGVAIAIYCTAGVSGAHINPAVTIALAAFHGFDKSKVLPYIFAQLSGAFCSAALVYGLYSNLFTDYEIANGFLRSSEAALSTAGIFSTYPHPSLSFIGAFAVEFVITAVLMFVILALGDEKNGDRRGAMNPILIGVVIAVIGGSLGPLTGFAMNPARDFGPKLFAYFAGWDYALTGAKDIPYFIVPILGPIVGACFGGWLYPKVIGQYLPSAGHGCTIPNQCDDESAEGEAAKV
- the glpK gene encoding glycerol kinase GlpK, with translation MTDKKYIIALDQGTTSSRAVILDHDANIVSVSQREFTQIYPQAGWVEHDPLEIYATQSSVLVEVLAKTGITSDEIAAIGITNQRETTIVWNKETGKPVYNAIVWQCRRTAEMCDKLKAQDAGFEEYVRENTGLVVDPYFSGTKIKWILDNVEGARDDAEAGKLLFGTVDTWLVWKMTQGKVHVTDHTNASRTMLFNINTLQWDEKLLKILDIPLSMMAEVKSSSEVYGQMNIGGKGGTRIPIAGIAGDQQAALYGQMCVEQGQAKNTYGTGCFLLMNTGKEKVTSKNGLLTTLACGPRGEVAYALEGAVFMAGASIQWLRDEMKLLSDAKDSEYFATKVDSSNGVYVVPAFTGLGAPYWDAYARGTIVGLTRGVGANHIIRATLESIAYQTRDVLDAMQADSGIKLAELRVDGGAVANNFLMQFQADVLNTTVLRPAVTEVTALGAAYLAGLAVGFWDGLDELSDKAVIEKSFVPHDDEVKRQRRYRGWKRAVKAAQSWAEGHDEEDDLL
- a CDS encoding GNAT family N-acetyltransferase; translated protein: MDNHTWLEETKLVGTIVTLMPLQRKHADALIEAASDGNLWELWFTSIPTAETIDMYIEKALNDHSLGLALPFVVVDNATGDIIGSTRLCEISPENDRVEIGYTWYAKRHQQTGVNTECKYLLLQHAFEQLNVIATEFRTHWHNHVSRAAIARLGAKQDGVLRNHKKDKDGHYRDTVVFSIIDHEWPMVKHSLNYKMNR